One genomic segment of Clavelina lepadiformis chromosome 3, kaClaLepa1.1, whole genome shotgun sequence includes these proteins:
- the LOC143448216 gene encoding ATP-dependent RNA helicase DHX58-like — MLAYDDSGHVKRERENKIRVELTDEILKTVKGRDPNVLKSQIRKIQEKLEKDRSFMKTVKEHKEKQKVPDDRMIYKLSCLWCKKTVTSSQHLRHINMQHRVVVDPKFPSLAYFLEVPDGNEGKQIGDDEFVIGKILCKNDKCRRQWGLRMRYKTCPISVLKIQNFLITGERGYRSVKKKWKEVPFNSLGKELDGDDLRVLLRTRVRRDGTMELDDLEDEDE; from the exons ATGCTGGCTTATGACGACAGTGGTCACGTGAAGAGAGAACGAGAAAACAAGATTCGTGTTGAACTTACCGATGAGATTCTTAAAACAGTAAAAGGTCGCGATCCAAATGTATTGAAGTCACAG ATCCGTAAAATTCAGGAGAAACTTGAGAAAGATAGAAGCTTTATGAAGACAGTAAAAGAACACAAGGAGAAACAAAAAGTTCCTGATGACAGGATGATCTACAAGTTGAGTTGTTTGTGGTGCAAAAAAACTGTCACGTCATCACAACATCTCAGACACATAAATATGCAG CATCGCGTTGTGGTGGACCCAAAGTTTCCCAGCCTGGCTTACTTCCTTGAAGTCCCGGATGGAAACGAAGGGAAGCAAATTGGTGATGACGAGTTTGTCATCGGGAAGATTTTGTGCAAAAACGATAAATGCAG GCGACAGTGGGGACTGCGCATGCGCTATAAGACGTGTCCGATCTCGGTTCTGAAGATCCAGAACTTCCTCATCACCGGCGAGAGAGGATACAGATCAGTGAAGAAGAAATGGAAGGAGGTTCCATTCAACTCACTGGGCAAGGAGCTGGATGGAGACGATCTGAGAGTTTTGCTCCGAACCAGAGTCCGGAGAGATGGAACCATGGAGCTTGACGACCTAGAAGATGAGGACGAATGA